The DNA sequence CCGCCGCAGTGATCAGTCCTTTGCGCGTGACCTGTCGCATTGCTTTCCCTGCCCCTTAGTTTCGGAATGCGCACGGGCCTCCTTGCGCCGTGCGCTCAATGCCCGCGGCCCCGGAGTGCATGGCACGCACTCCGGGGCCGATGGACTCAGACCCTCATTGGGGTGACGCCCCTCAGGGGGCGAGGCACAGCAACGTCACTTGTTGACGCAGTAGTTGCCGAAGGCAGGGTTGAGCACGCCGATCACCGAGATGGTGTTGCCGCAGGCGTTCACCGGCACGTGCACGGGGACCTGCACGACGTTGCCGGAGGCGACGCCCGGGGAGTGCACGGCAGCGCCCTGGGCACCGGCGTCGGCAGCGGCGACGCCCGCACCGGCGAGCACCAAGCCGCCGGTGGCAACCGCGGCGGCGACAACCTTCTTGATCATTGTTCCTCCTAGTTGGCAATGCGGCCCCAGCCGCGGACCGCACCATCTGTAACGAGGAGGCCATAGGACGGCTACGAGCGCCGGACTGCTTTCACTCTTTTCAGTCCAATACGCACGCGCAGCCGATTATTGGAGTTTCGTTTCGGCTTATTGACTGGATTATGGGGCGGCGGCCGCCCCGGTTACGACGCGTCGATGAAGCGGTCGAGCACGCGCACGCCGAACTTCAGCCCATCCACCGGTACCCGCTCGTCCACGCCGTGGAACATGCCCGCGAAGTCCAGCTCCGGCGGCAGCTTCAGCGGCGCGAAGCCGAAGCCGCGGATGCCGAGGTCGTCGAAGGACTTGGCGTCCGTACCGGCCGAGAGCATGTACGGGACGGCGCGGGCGATGGGGTCCTCGGCCTGGAGCGCCAACTGCATGGCGTCCACGAGCGCGCCGTCGAAGGTGGTCTCCAGGGCCTTGTCCGCGTGCACGTCCTCACGCCTGACGTTCGGCCCCAGGATCCGGTCCAGGTCGGCGAGGAACTCCTCCTCGTACCCCGGCAGGAACCGCCCGTCGACGTGCGCGGTGGCCTGCCCGGGGATCACGTTGACCTTGTAACCGGCGCCCAGCTGCGTCGGGTTCGCGGTGTTCTGGAGCGAGGCGCCGATCAGCTTGGCGATGCCGCCGAGCCGGGCGAGCGTCTCGTCCATGTTCTCCGGGTCGAGCTCGGTGCCGAGGGCGTCCCCCAGCTCGTCGAGGAAGTGCCGCAGCGTCTTGGTGACCCGGATCGGGAACTTGTGCCGCCCGAGCCGGCCGACGGCCTCCGAGAGCTCCGTGATCGCGTTGTCCTTGTGGATCATCGAGCCGTGTCCGGCGGTGCCGTCCACGGTGAGCTTCATCCAGTGCATGCCCTTCTGGGCCGTCTCCACGAGATACAGCCGCAGCTTCTCGTTGACGGTGAAGGAGAAGCCGCCGACCTCGCTGATCGCCTCGGTCACGCCTTCGAAGAGGTCCGGGTGGTTGTCCACCAGGTAGCGCGCCCCGTACGTGCCGCCCGCCTCCTCGTCCGCGAGGAAGGCGAGCACGATGTCCCGCGGCGGCTTGCGGCCGCTGCGCAGCCGGTCGCGCACGACCGCGAGGGTCATCGCGTCCATGTCCTTCATGTCGACCGCGCCCCGGCCCCACAGGCAGCCGTCGGCGATCTCCCCGGCGAAGGGGTGGTGCGTCCAGTCCTGCGCGTTGGCCGGGACGACGTCGGTGTGGCCGTGGATGAGCAGCGCGGGCCGCGACGGGTCCTCGCCCTCGATGCGGGCCACGGTGGAGGCGCGCCCCGGGTGCGACTCGAAGATCCGTGGTTCGAGCCCCACCTCCGCGAGCTTCTCCGCGACGTACTCGGCGGCCTTGCGCTCCCCCGGCCCCGAGTGGTCGCCGTAGTTGCTGGTGTCCATGCGGATCAGGTCCCGGCAGAGGTCGACGACCTCGTCCTCACCGGACACGGCCCCCGCCCCGTTCACCCTGCCGCCCGTGGTCGGCTCGCTCACGCTGTTCCTCCCGCTGTCGCACTCTCGGTCCCTTCCATCCTCCCGCGCCCGGCGTCCTGACCCAAGGGCGGGCGCCCGTCGTCATACGCCGTTCACGCTGATGACCTGCGTGATCAGGCACCCCCGAATGTTTGCTATGGTTTTCCACGTCGCCGCGGGAAACCGCGACAGACCACCGGTCCGGGTGGCGGAATGGCAGACGCGCTAGCTTGAGGTGCTAGTGCCCTTTATCGGGCGTGGGGGTTCAAGTCCCCCCTCGGACACAATCAGTACACCATCCGGTGCTGGCCGACTCTCGGCCAGCACCGTTTGTGTTTGGTGGTCGTAGGTCAGGCACAGGCCGAGCTGGCGGTAGACGTCGGCCTTGTCGGCCGGGTCGGCCTTTTCCAGGATGGTGAGCAGTCCGCAGAGGGCATCGGTCAGGTTTTTGATCTCTGTGGGGCTCAGCTGCGCCAGCGGTCATTCCTGGGTGGCGGTGCGCCGGTCCAGGGCTCGCTGGGCGGTGCTGCGGCGGGTCTGGGTCTCGCGGGTCCAGGTGGCAATCAAGGTGGGGTCGGCTCCGGCTTCCAGGGCGACGCGGTACCTGACGAGCGTGCGGTCGCAGGCGGTGATCTCGCGGCGAGCGACCTCGGTACGGGGTCGGTTGCGGGCTGGTCCTGTGCGAGTGCGGCCAGTGAGGCGGCCAGGTGGTCGAGGACGAAGGCCTGGGCCAGCCACGCGTCCAGGGTGGGCAGGACGGCGTCCTCGCGCAGGAGCACGTTCAGGGGATGTTCCAGGTGGTTGGCGAGGGCGTATTCGGCGGGGAAGCGGCAGCGGTAGTGGGCGCGGCCGTGGGTCCAGTTGCCTTGCATGTGCCGTTCGCACCGAGCGTGGAAGGACCAGCCTTTGAGGGCGTAGGGGTGGCGGGTGCGCAGCACGGTTCGGCCGGTGGAGGCCGGGCCGCGTGAGGCCAGGCGCCCCTGGACCGCATCGAAGATCTCACGGCTGATCAGTGCGGGGTGGGCGGGGCGCTCGGAGTAGATCCACTGGTCTTCGGGGTTCCGGCGCGGGGCAGTGGTGCGCCCGAGGCCGACGTCGTTGACGTCGATGAGGGTTTCCTGTTTGTGCTGGCGGTTCCAGACCTGGTGTCCGGTGTAGCGGGGGTTGGTGAGGATGGCCCGTACCGCGCTCTTGGACCGGGCGATGCCGCAGCGGTCGGGATTGCGCTGCGGATCGCCGGCCGAGGGGCACGGGATGTGGTCGTCGGTGAGGCGCTGGGCGAGAGCGTAGATGCCGTATTCGGCGAGGTAGTCGGTGAAGAGCCGCTGCACGATGGGGCGGTGGCCGGGTCGACGTCCAGGCGGTGGGCGCGTTGGCCCTGGGCGGCCTTGGCCGGGTCGGGGTGGGGCCTGCGTCGGCGAGGCGGTAGCCGTAGGACGGGCGGCCTCCCAGATAGCGACCTTCGAGCAGGGCCTGGGTGGCCCTCGCCGTGCGCACGCGGAGCTTGATGCGGCTGCGTTCGGCCTTGCTCATGCCGCCGAAGACCGACATGACCAGGTCGTGGGCTTCAGAGTCCGGGTCGTCGGGGCCGCCGACCTCGGGCACCCACAGCTGCACGGCGTAGTGGACGAAGAGGGGGAAGGTCAGGCCGTACTAGTTGCCGTAGAAGGCGCGCTGTGGCTCGCCGATGACCACCGCGTCGAAGCCCCGGTCTGGGGCGGTGAGCAAGGCGGTGGCGCGGGGGCGGCGTTTCCAGGGGATCGCGCGGGACTGGCCGACGTCGAAGTACTCGGCCGCGACGGGCCCCTGCGCCTCGGTCAGGGCGGTGGCGCGGGCCAGTCGCCAGGCCCGGGAGGCCGCCGGGTCCTGCTGGTCCTCGGTTGAGACCCGGCCGTAGAACGCGAAGCGGAGCATCAGCCCGTCCTCCTCTCGCCCTCGCGGGCCCGTGATGCGTTGTGGATCAGCCGCCCCAGCGCCACCGCCACCGGCGGCGTCAGCACGGGTTGCTGTTCGGGCACGATCACCCTCGCTGCCCTGCGGTCGGTTCTGTGTTCCGTTCCAGGGTTGCCCTGTGCCCGGTCCATGGCCAGCCTCCGGCCCCGCGAACCGTGCGGCCCAGAGCGTTCGTGAGGCGCTGCGCGAAATGGAGGGCCACACCTCAAAGGGCCGTTCTTCGAACCGTTTTTCGACAGGGTCAGGCTGTTTAGTAACGCGTTAGTCGGGCTTGAAGGCCTGGTGTACGACAAAGGCGACCAGCGTCCCGCCGTGGCGGCTTGGCGCCGACCACCATTCGTCGGCCAGGGCGTCGACAAGGAGCAGGCCGCGCCCGTGTGCTTCGGTGGCCGAGGGCGAGCGCAGGCGTACGTGCGCGGGGCAGCCGGGGTTGTGCACCTCCACCCGAAGCGCCCCGCCCACTCGGTACCAGTCCACGCGCACCCGCCACGGCCCGTCGGCTCTCCCGTACAGGACGGCGTTGGTGACCAGCTCCGAGACCATGAGGACACAGTCGTCCACGACCGAACAGCCCAGATGGAGGGACTCCGTGAACGTCCGGAACCAGCGGCGCGCACGGCCCACCGACTCCGGGACGGGATACAGGATCATCCCGCCGAGTGGTTCGGACACGTCACTCACGACCCTCGCGCCGGAATTGACGAGCCAGCCGCAGGGCTACTTCCGCGCGAACACGCCCAAGGTTCACCAACCCGAGCTCCGGCGAGGCGTGGTCGACGGCGAGGGACGGGAAGATGATGCCCGCCTCGGCCAGAGCGACCCGAAGCTCCTCAACGGCGGTGTGCGGGTCGACATCGTTTGGCTGCTCATGCGTAGTGGCCATGAACAGGACGCTAGGGAGGCCCAGTTGGAGATTCCACGGGTGTTGCGCAAAGTTGCTTGACGTGGTCTCAAGGTTGCGGGAAGTTTCCCTCAGCGGGTCACCAACACCATGGCCCGTTGCCGCAACAGAGCACGAAGCTGTGGTCCAGCCCTTAGAAGGGGGGACGTCATGGCGCGACGACTGCGCTTCAACGGCACCGGTTCCGGCGAAGGAAGCTGCCCTGCTGTACATGAGGACCTCGACACGGGCGAGGTGATCGTGCACGGGCCTCCGGTCACCAACCCCGACGACCTCGCGAAGCTCCAGCACCTCGACGAGGGAGAAGTGGCCATCGTCGTACCGCGCAACACGCTGATCGACTTCGGACCGCGCGACCGGGACCCTGCACCGCGCATTCTCGATCCGGACCAGTTCGCCCGGCTCTTCGAGAACTTCCAGCACAGTGCGTGGCACCTGGAGATGCGACGACGCTACGCGGTCGACGAGGCCTCGGAGACTTACGCCCAGTTCGTACGCGGCGAGGTCCCCTCCTGGGATCTCGACTCCCGGTGGGGCCGCACCATCCGCCCAAAGACCTCGGACGGTGCGGCCGTCGGGCGTGTCCGCATCGTCGACAACCCACCCACGACAGGGCAGCTGTACCTTCTCGCGCACGCAGAGAAGAACGCCGCCCTCGGGGAGGACGTCCGCAACATGTGGCGTGCCGACGCCCAGCGCGTCCATCTGCCGGACGAAGACTTCTGGATCTTCGACTCTCACATCGTCGCCCTGTGCAACTTCGACGACGATGACAACCTCACGGGCGCAGAGCTGATCACGGAGCCTGCGGCCGTCAACCAGTACAACCGGCTGCGCGATGTCGCGCAGCACCACGCCACCCCGTACAAACAGTTCGTGGCGCAGATGGACGCGAAGGAGTGACCAGGCACCGGTGAGTACCGACTTCCAGCAGGCGCGGGAAGCCCTGGGGACACGGCTTCGCGAACTACGGCTCTCGCGCCCTGGAGGCCGACTCACCGGCGAGCAGTTGGCCCGGCAACTCGGGTGGCACAAGTCCAAGGTCAGCAAGCTGGAGAACGGCAAGCAGACGGCCACCGCCGAAGACCTCCAGGCGTGGGCAGAATCAACGGGCCAACCCGAGGCGTACGAAGAACTCCGGACCCGCCTCGCAGGGTTCGAGGCCCACATCCGTTCCTGGCGCCGCCAGCTCGCCGCAGGCCACCGGGCCGTCCAGGACGCGCACAACGACGCCCAGGCCAACGCCAAAGTGCTGCGCGCCTGGGAGTCCTCCTGGGTTGTCGGAGTCCTCCAGACGCCTGACTACGCCCGCGCAGTCCTGACCCGCTCCGCCGAACTGCACCAGTCACCCCGGGACACCGAAGACGCCGTGCGCGCCCGCATGCAGCGTCAGCAACTGCTATACAGCGCAGGGCGGCGCTACCACATCATCATGTGGGAAGGCGTGCTGCGAGCCCTGGTCTGCTCACCCGCCGTGCTCGCCGCCCAGCTCGACCGGCTGGCCGGGGTCATCGGGATGGACACCGTAGAGCTGGGGATCGTCCCCTTCGGCGCCTCGCTCAAACAACCGCCGGGCGTGGGCTTCTGGATCTACGACGACCGACGCGTGGTCACCGAGACATGGCACGCGGAACTCTGGGTCGAGGACGCCAACAGCGTCGCCACGCATCTGCGCGTCTGGAAGATGATGCAGGAGTCCGCGGTCTACGGAGCCGACGCACACAACGTCATCAACGCCGCACGCCGCGCCCTCGGTTCACGCAGCTAGCTATGAGGCCGCCGGCCGCCCTCCCCCCGGCGTGAACCCCACGTACCTCTGTAGGGGTACGAGTTGCAGGAACCTAAGGAAGTGGCCAAGGCCCCTCGGCCAGCGGCAATGGGCCGGTACAGGGTCTGCCGCTCCATCGGGTAGGGGAAACGGTAGGGAGATTGGAACTACGGTTGGTAGCCCAACAGGAAGCTAGAACGCCTGGTCAGGGCGCTGGCGTAATGGGGCAGCCCCTCCTCGGACACCAGCAAGAAGGCCCCTCTCGAGGGGCCTTCTTCGTGTCTGGGCAGCGGCGTGGCCAACGGCCCGGACGGTTTCCTCGTCAGACCGGGGACGCGAGAACGATCCGGGCCGCGCTGGGCGCGGCCGGCTTCTTGACGCCCTCGGCGCGACGGCAGGTGAGGGGGGTCCACTCTTGTGTGTCGGAGGCAGGACCGGCGCGTGCCGGGGCTGTGGGGCGGCAGTGGTGTGGTCGGACGTGGAGGGTGGCTGTCAGAGGCGGCGTCTACTGTGCGGCCATGGATGACAGCTCACGGAAGCTGAGGGCGGGGCGACGTGCGGACCGGTCCGGGGGCGGGGCGCCCCTTGAGGGGGCGGAAGGCGGCGCGGAGCCGAAGGGGATCGGGCTGTATCACGACATGCGGGTCGAAGAGGACTTCGCCAAGTGCGCCACCCGGCTCTTCGCGATCCTCAAGAAGGCCGCAGAGACGAGCCCCGGCGCTCCGCGCCATCTCTACCTCGACATTCAGGGGCACCGCGACGCAGACGGCGACTACGACGCGGACGCACGGGAGATCATGTGCGACTTCCTGCCGGGATTCCTCGGCCCCTACCTCACGGAGATCAGTACGCCGCTCCGCCAGGGGAAGAACCCCGAACCACAACGTGAGGACGTACCTCGGGTTCTGACGATACGGGACCCCGACCGCGAGCATGCCTACGACCACCGGGAGTTGGGTGTGCGCAACCGGGACAGCCAACCCGACCAGCGGCGGTCAAGACCCCCGGTCCAGGCCATCGCCGACTACCTCGGCCTCGACGAGCCGATCTGCCTGATCTGCTGGCAGGCGCCGGTGGAGCGGGCCCATGTGGTCCCGGAGTCACTCGGCGGGTCCAACGACGTGCGCAACTTCGCCCTCCTCTGCCCTCGCCACCACCGTGAGGCGCCCGACGTCGCGGACGCCGAGGCCTTCTGGTCCTGGGTCGACTATGCCTGTGAGCGCGACGGCCACATGAAGTGGGAGGGGGTCGAGCCGGAGACGCTGGCGACGATGGAACGCCTCGGCCTCCGCGTCGATACGTCCGGGCCGGTGCGGAAGAGCCTGCGTCACTTCGACCGGGTCCGTGACGAACTCGTGCGTCACTACGGCTGGTGTCCTGAGGACTTCGCCGGCGGATACCACTGGGGCGCGTTGATGGAGGAGTTCCACACGGTGATGGACTCGGCGACCAGCACGCACTTCAACGTCCCCAAGAAGGCGTCCACCGAGGCGTGGGCCTTCGAAGTGGCCCGCAGGCGCCTGCGGGACGGGGGTGCGGAGGACCAGGCCGGTGACGACCGGCCGACGGTGTCGAGCCGTCCGTCGGCCGAGCTGGCGGAACGGACCGTGCGCAAGGCGCCGGGCAGCGATGGCGCGCAGAGCCTGGTCAACGCCGCACGGCGGGCCGACGTCGCGATCGAGGCGGCGGCGCTCGTGCGCGAGATCATCAAAACGGCGGGGGCCTCCAGCGCCGAGGAGGTGCTGCGGGGCGTCACGGAGATGGTGGCGGACCGCACCGCGCAATTCGAGCGGCTGGCCGATGAGCTCATGGGAAGCACGGTCTGCCGGCACTGCGGCCACGCCATCGCCCGGATCGGGGACGCGGCCTGGCGCCACAGCGCCGCGGCGCCCATGTCCCGCGGTTGCCGGGCCGCCAGCTTCGACCGGGACGGCACGTGGGACGACTCTCTCGACCGAGCCTGGAAGGCGAGCCCGCCGAAGTCGTCTCGGTGAGTTGCGCTTCCCCTGGTCCATCAGGCATGCGAAGTAGTCCGCGAAGAGACGCTTGTTCTTCAGGATCTGCTCGACATCGACGTTGTCGAAGCGGGCGATGTGTGCGCCCCGGGCGGAGTCGACGGGCGGCTCCAGGACATCCGACGGGCCCGCGGGCTGCACCTCGGCGTGCTCCAGGCGTGTGCCTGCCCGCGGTCCGGGCCTCTTGGTCACCAGGTGCGGGGGCTGGCTGGAATGTGGCTGCCGTTGGGTGGGGGTGGCGGATGACACTTGGTCATGCCGAACGGAGCCCAGTCAGTCATCAGCGGTCTTGTCGAGGCCGGAGTCCAGGTGTGCTTCGCCAATCCCGGTACGTCCGAGCTGCACCTCGTGACCGCGCTCGACGACGCGCCACGGATGCGGCCGGTCCTGTGCCTCTTCGAAGGCGTCGCGACGGGTGCCGCTGACGGGTACGGGCGGATGACCGGCCGCCCCGCGAGCACACTGCTGCATCTCGGCCCCGGCCTCGCGGGCGGGCTGCCGAACCTGCACAACGCGCGGCGGGCCGGCACGCCCGTCGTGAACGTCGTCGGTGACCACGCGCTGCGGCACAAACGGCTCGACGCGCCCCTGGAGTCGGACATCACCGCGCTCGCCCGCACGGTGTCCGCGTGGACGCGGCGCGCGTACGACGCCGCGGACCTCGCGGACGACGTCGCCGACGCCGTCGCGGCCGCGGCCGGGCCGCCGGGGGCCGTCGCCACGCTCGTCGTACCCGCCGACGTGGCCTGGGCGGACGTGGAGAAGCACGCCGGGGCCCGGCGCCGGGCCGCCGTCCCGCACGGGTTCGTGTCCGAGCGGGCGCTCGAAGAGGCCGCCGCGGTGCTGCGGTCCGGGGAGCCCGCCGCGCTGCTGCTCGGCGGCGCCGCCACGCACGGGGCCGGGCTCAGGGCTGCCGCGCAGGTCGCCGGGGCGACGGGGGCGCGGCTGCTGTGCGAGACCTTTCCCGCGCGCCTTGAGCGGGGGGCCGGGCTGCCGCCCGTCGAGCGCCTCGGCTACCGCACGGCCGACGCCGCGGGGCAGCTCGCCGGCGTACGCCATCTCGTGCTCGCCGGGGCGTCGGTGCCGGTGCCGTTCTTCGCGTACCCGGGGCAGAGCGGGGTCGTCGTGCCCGACGGGTGCGAGGTCCGCGACCTCGGCGGTGCGGGGCAGGACGTGGGGGTGGCCCTGCGGGAGCTGGCCGCCGCCGTGGGCGGCGGCACGGCCGCCGCGGTGGCGCGGGAACCGGGGCGGCCCCGGGTGCCCGGCGGGGACCTCACCGCGGAGACCGCGGCCGCCGTGGTGGGGGCGCTGCTGCCCCAAGGGGCCGTCGTCGTGGACGAGTCCAACACCTCCGGGCTCTGGCTGCCCGACGCCACGGCCGGGGCGCCGCCGCACGACTGGCTGACCCTGACCGGCGGGGCGCTCGGGCAGGGCCTTCCGCTCGCCGTGGGCGCGGCCGTGGCCCGGCCCGAGCGGCCCGTCGTCGCGCTCGTCGCCGACGGGGCCGCGATGTACACGCTGCCCGCGCTGTGGACGCAGGCGCGGGAGGGGCTCGACGTCACGACCGTCGTCTTCAGCAACCGCGCGTACGCGATCCTGGGGCTCGAACAGGCGATGATGGGCGCCTCCGTGGGGGCCGCGGGGCGGGAGCTGTTCGATCTCGGGCGGCCCGAGCTCGACTTCGTCGCGCTGGCGCGCGGGATGGGGGTTCCCGCGGGACGGGCCACGACCGTGGAGGGGTTCGCCTCGCTGCTGGAGCGGGGCTTGGCGGAGCCGGGCCCGTTCCTGGTGGAGTGCGTGGTGCCCCCCATCGCATGACGCCGGGCCGCCGCCCCCTCAGCGCGTGGGGTGGGGCGGCACCTGGCGCCACGGGGCGAAGGCGGTGGCCGTCCGGGGCAGGAGTGCGGCGAGGTCGGGGCAGTGGCGCAGGATGACGGACTTCATGCCGCCCTTCTGGACCCAGTCGATGCCCAGCGGGGTGTAGATCTCGGGGCGGAAGTCGACGGTCAGGAAGCGGTCGCTCTGCAGGCGCCTGGTGGCCATGAGGATGAAGACGCGGAACGCCGTGTCGCTGAAGCCGAATCCGGTGGGCGGGTTCTCCGCGAACAGGCCGATCATGGTGTCGACCTCGTCGACGGACGCGTAGACGTCCTTGAGCCGGGCCAGCGTCTCCGGGTCCTCGGTCAGGTCCTCGAAGCGGCGGACGCGCGGCTTGTGCAGGCCCGCGAGGAAGTCGTTGTAACGGGGCACGCCCCGGCGCCGCGTACGGACGAGGTCGACGACGGACAGGTCGATGACCTCGCCCTCGCGCTCGAAGGCCTGGAGGGCGCGGGGGAAGTTGTGGAGCGTGATGGCGCCGGGGTGGGCGATGCCGAAGGAGTAGAGGGTGTTGGCGAGGCCGGTCTTGCGGACGGCGCCCTCGGCGGCGGCGCCGTTGATGTCGAGGAACCCGACGGTTTCGAGGCGCTGCCCGAAGTGGTGCTCGCGCAGCTCGAAGTCGTCGGGGATCAGCGGGTGCATGCGGTAGACGGTGACGAAGTCCTCGGTGAGGGAGTACGGCGCGCCGTGGTGGTCGGGCAGCGTGCCGGGGATGCCGGTGAGCGCGTGGGCGTCGAAGAGCCACAGGCCCAGCTTGGTGAGCCAGCTGTCCGGCGGGCCGTCCCAGTTGGTGTGCAGGCCGATGTCGAGGGCCTCGGTGGCGAGGATCGCGGGGGTCCACTCCACGGTGTGGATCTTGGCGATGAGCGCGGAGACGACGAGCCTGGCCGTCTGGTAGACGGACTCCTCGCCCATGGAGGGGTAGGCCCCCCGCAGGGCGTCGCAGACGGCGTTGTGCTCGCGGGCGAAGAGGGTGTGCATGACGCTCAGGCCGAGCCACCAGCTGTCGGTGAAGCCGCTGAGCGGGACGCCGCTCTGGCCGATCGGCAGATGGCCCCGCTCCAGGCGCAGCTGGGCGCCGCCGTCGGGGATCCGCAGGGAGCGCGCGGTCGTCTCGTCCTCGCCGTACACCTCGGAGCCGTCCCACCAGTGGGACGCGGTGTTGCCGAAGAGGATCGGCGGCCGCCCTTCGGGCACGGGCAGGCCCTCGTTCTCGGCGAAGCGCATCACGGTCTCGGCGGGGCCGCTGGGCGTGTTGCGCCAGGACATCCCGCCGGGCAGCGGCACCTCGACGGTCTTGGTGCCCGCGGGGTGGCGGCGGTGGTTGACCCAGTCGTGCACCTGGAACTGGATCCAGGCGGCGGCGAGGATGTTGAGCGAGGTCGCGGGCAGGAAGGTCTCGCGGTGCAGGAGCTGCCTGCTGACGGTGACGGGGTTCGGGGTGTCGAAGAGGTCGGGGCGGTAGACGGGGGCGAGGTTGCGCCCGAAGGCCGCGCCGACGGAGCCCATGGCGGGCGCGGACAGGTCGTTGTGCGTGCCGTCGTAACTGCGGGCGGCGCGCAGCCGCTCGTCGGCCGGACGCGGTACGGGCACGGGCTTGGGCGGCGCCTCGTGCGCGTCGGTGTCGATGAGGTTGAAGCGGCGCAGCGCCTTGCGCAGGAAGACCAGGTTCAGCAGGCTCGCCCGCGTGCCCAGGCGGTGCCAGGGCAGATAGCGGTTGAGGAGCCGGAAGGCGGCACCCGCGGGGGCCGAGAGGATCCGGTTGCGCAAGGGTTCCCCGGATCGGAAGCGCAGGCCGCCGCGGTGGGCGGCGCTCGCCTCGTAGGCGGCCTTGCGGGCCCGGTTGAGGTTGCCGAGCGGTCGGAAGTCGTCGGTGGTGTACCAGGGGTTGAAGGCCAGTTCCTCCACGCGGCCCGCGGCGGCGCGGGCCTCGGCGGTGTCGAGGTCCTGGCTGGGGATGGTGAGCCGGGCGACCGGCAGGGCGGGGGCGACGGCCTCGCGCCAGTCGGTGGCGCCGTCCTCGATGGGGGTGCGCGTCTCGTCCACGTACCGCTGGACGCACAGGTCGAAGGAGACGTCGGCGGACGCGAGGCGGTGTTCGAGGTCGCGGCGCAGGTGGTTGGGGTCGCGCC is a window from the Streptomyces spectabilis genome containing:
- a CDS encoding peroxidase family protein codes for the protein MAQATPYERSYERYLDGSPEAERRLFERLARELMKVQDVNKRAAGAGSLARTQHAKAALGVENARLRFHDDLPDALRRGFAEPGAEYPATVRISNASGIRQADGAADLRGIAVRVGVTAEESHDLLATNWPVSHARDAREFVAFAKAMAGARTPPRAAFGLFVKLPLAVGPATATRMRRNVRAATRHAVTSLAGETYWSRGAILWGDAGPVRYLLRPAGGAAPGPRSDRRDPNHLRRDLEHRLASADVSFDLCVQRYVDETRTPIEDGATDWREAVAPALPVARLTIPSQDLDTAEARAAAGRVEELAFNPWYTTDDFRPLGNLNRARKAAYEASAAHRGGLRFRSGEPLRNRILSAPAGAAFRLLNRYLPWHRLGTRASLLNLVFLRKALRRFNLIDTDAHEAPPKPVPVPRPADERLRAARSYDGTHNDLSAPAMGSVGAAFGRNLAPVYRPDLFDTPNPVTVSRQLLHRETFLPATSLNILAAAWIQFQVHDWVNHRRHPAGTKTVEVPLPGGMSWRNTPSGPAETVMRFAENEGLPVPEGRPPILFGNTASHWWDGSEVYGEDETTARSLRIPDGGAQLRLERGHLPIGQSGVPLSGFTDSWWLGLSVMHTLFAREHNAVCDALRGAYPSMGEESVYQTARLVVSALIAKIHTVEWTPAILATEALDIGLHTNWDGPPDSWLTKLGLWLFDAHALTGIPGTLPDHHGAPYSLTEDFVTVYRMHPLIPDDFELREHHFGQRLETVGFLDINGAAAEGAVRKTGLANTLYSFGIAHPGAITLHNFPRALQAFEREGEVIDLSVVDLVRTRRRGVPRYNDFLAGLHKPRVRRFEDLTEDPETLARLKDVYASVDEVDTMIGLFAENPPTGFGFSDTAFRVFILMATRRLQSDRFLTVDFRPEIYTPLGIDWVQKGGMKSVILRHCPDLAALLPRTATAFAPWRQVPPHPTR